CCCGATCAACCCCAGCAATCAAAGCTAAAACCAAGAGAAGAACGACAAGATTTATTTTCAGAAAATGCTGTTCTCGTGAGGACATAAGTATAGTAGTTTATAATTGTGGCTATTAACCACGGTATAATTCACAGAGTGCCACTTTCTACTGGCTCGATCTACATACCGAAGTGCCAAGCATTTCCCTGATTGTGTTAGGGACAATTTTCTCGGTTTTCTATGCTCGATCAAAAAGAACTTTTGTGTTTATTACAATTGGCTAGTCCTATTTTACCCGTGGGGGCCTATAGTTATTCCGAAGGGCTAGAAACCCTCGTCGAAAAGGGGATTATCTCTAATAGTGCCAGCTTAAATGATTGGTTAGAGCGATCGCTTTGTCAAGGCTCGATTCGCTTAGAAACGGCGGTTTTGCTAAGGGTATATCGTTGTTTTTGTCAAGAAGATTTTACAAAACTTAATTATTGGGATAACTGGTTATCGGCAACGCGGGAAACGGCCGAATTAAGACAACAAAGCTGGCAAATGGGGCGATCACTGTTAAACTTATTGCGGGAGTTAGCACCAGTCCGAGATAATCTACCAGAACAGGCTAATTATGCCACCGCCTTTGCGATCGGGGCAAGTCATTGGCAAATTGGGGAAGAATTAGCGGTTTTAGGCTATTTACACAGTTGGGCAAGTAATTTAATCAATGCAGGACTGCGTTTAATTCCTCTAGGACAAACCCTAGGACAATCGCTTCTGATCGGTTTACAGCCCAGTTTATTAACAGCAACAGCAGATATTATCAGTTTAGCCGATGAAAACCTGAGTAGTTGGAGTTGGGGGCTAAGTTTTGCCAGTATGAACCACGAAACCCAGTATAGTCGTCTATTTCGCAGTTAGAAGTTTAGATAGGAGAACAGATGTATTATTATCGAATTTTTTGCTATTTTCCGGGAGAATATGCAAGTCTCTAGGAGTCTCTCTCTTAGGTTCAAGCCCAGAGAATGACGTAAAAACAAAATAAGGTATAGTAAGATAAAAAAAATCTTAGGTCCTAGTTCTCGCTTTTTGAGTAACTAAGGGTTTTAAGGAAAGGTGCGAACACTCTACCTAGCCACAGTGTACCAATGTTTAGTCAATCAGAAAAAATTCCCGTTTCGGTGTTAATTCCCGCCAAAAACGAGGAATCTAACCTTCCCGCCTGTTTAGAGAGTGTTGCTAGGGCTGATGAAGTGTTTGTCGTCGATTCCCAAAGTAGCGATCGCTCGATCGAAATATCTACCAACTATGGGGCCAATGTAGTCCAATTTTATTTTAATGGTCGTTGGCCGAAAAAGAAAAACTGGTCCCTCGATAACCTGCCTTTTCGCAATGAATGGGTATTAATCGTCGATTGTGATGAGAGAATCACCCCCGAACTATGGGACGAAATCGCCACTGTAATCCAAGATCCCAACTATAACGGTTATTATCTCAATCGTCGCGTC
This portion of the Microcystis aeruginosa NIES-2549 genome encodes:
- a CDS encoding urease accessory protein UreF, which produces MLDQKELLCLLQLASPILPVGAYSYSEGLETLVEKGIISNSASLNDWLERSLCQGSIRLETAVLLRVYRCFCQEDFTKLNYWDNWLSATRETAELRQQSWQMGRSLLNLLRELAPVRDNLPEQANYATAFAIGASHWQIGEELAVLGYLHSWASNLINAGLRLIPLGQTLGQSLLIGLQPSLLTATADIISLADENLSSWSWGLSFASMNHETQYSRLFRS